Below is a window of Colias croceus chromosome 15, ilColCroc2.1 DNA.
TACTAGGCTCAATAATTTCtatgattattatttcctGAAAACAAATGGATTCATATTAATATGCGTCttgtaataagaaataattttatatttttaaatggttTGCATACCTTGACAGTAGTTGCCGCCATCCTCACATGCCCTAGTATGGTGAGCCAGTCTTGCGATTCTTGTTTCTGTTTTATAACAACTATATAATCAGAATGGTTTATCCCTGGCCCTTCTCTGTAGATCACTAAAagatgttaaaatttaattaggatagttgtataaaatgtaaactatgaaaaaaaatattttcagggAGGATCAGAATCTTTAGATTTCTTCAgtgaaacataaaataaatagcttcTACTCTTTCGCAATAAGGTCAAACAGTGTGTATATgataaaaaaggtaatttcCTTACAGAAATCTCCGCCAAATTTAATTCCAGGTTTTACAATGTAGCCCTTAGATCTATAGTAGTGATATACAATATacttattcataaagtaatgatctgtttcattaaataatttccaacagtcatttactttcaataatttattatcaatgttaaaaatttgcAAACAACCAAGTCCGTACAGCAGAAAAAATGCTTCTTGCTTTGTAAGCATTAACTTTTCTTCTAGTTGAATCTTATTGAGACAACACTTTGGCTTTAAGTTGGCAAAATAGTTATCATCCTCTGAATCACTATTTGGGACTATAACTACTGTTTCTTTCTTCTCATTACTGCAAGTTGtatcatcataattattatcactcTGATCTGTGTCGCAGGGCTCATCATCACTAGATACTAAATCTATTACGTCCTTGTTTGCCCGTTGAGCACTATCATGCAGAATCTTGgatgttaaatttttaacattaattaaaaagtcgTCAGCTTGTGGAGCTGGTTGGGAAGAACTAAACTTCTTGTACCAATAGTTTCTTTTCAAGTACTGTCTTTTTCTCATGATGCATGGACTGCcatcattttttatagatttaggTCTTGATCTAGATTTAGTGCCTTTACCAAAACACCCCATATGATAAAGCATTGCCATCTCCTCAATGCCTCTTACTTCTACTCCATAACCATTATAATAACCAGTAAATATAATTCTCATTGAATTATCAATTGGAAAACGTAATGAAGAGTCAACATCCATAGGTAATGTATTATGGTCGATATTTTGACAGGCTTCCTCTGTTTGCAAACTAGTCATGACAAAAGAACTGGCTGGTtcccaattttatttttagcagaATGTGTCACAAGTCCAAACGCGAAATTATGAATCTGTAACTTAAagtcaatttattttacaaaaatcaattattatgaattacgATACAAAATTACAGCCTATTTCAGTGCACTAAATTCTTCAAGTTAAAAATGGAAATTCCGAAAAAAGCGGCAAAAACTAAGGACGAGGAAATATTTAACCGTAAGTAACCTAAACTTTCCTCTTtcacattttgtatgaaacgCAGTGaaaatcacaaaaattaataaggtcactgtttataaattattttaattatatttttaattcaagcATTGGATTAATTACTTAATCTCCTCTATTCAATACGTACCTAccctaaatttaaaattggttCATTGTACTgcaactaaaatttattttatttgcgtgATATTTTTCCagtggtatttatttattttcggatagaaattagaatacgtaaattattttgataatatttaaaatagtagGTAAAAGTCAAGTTctcctacctacctataaaaataatttattcagttTATGACTTCAGTGTTTTCAGGTTTTCAGttacaaaaattgtttatttttattagtatgttttgtaaaacattaacaaaattcttcaatagaatattaagtattctgtttcattaaaattggatttttaattgtgtgttcaataatcatataaaattttgaactTATTAGTGTTTTCATTAGTGACATTATtgtgttatattaatttctaaacGTTATCAAGACGTTATCGTTTCCAGTGTCGACTAGGGAAGTGAATAAATAATCGATTGTTACTTtaatcgattattttttttccattttcgattttttataatcgattttattaatggtaaaaatcgatttttaataaatcgattatAAGAATTACACAATTTAAATCGATTTTTGTAAATAGTGCTATCTGTGCGATGGATGACAAATTATGACACTAAAGTTgacagactaaaaatattcatgatatttgatggcaattaaattattataaaaaaaatgtgtgcgtgtactagtgtacacacgtaagaagtgaaacttctttatgaccttatttttcaaaaaataattttctatatgcaactttacagaaatacatcgaatcacgcgtggtagggagtagggataagaaaaagatcgcgcgtaacggaaaaatgtcatgcgtaacgaaaaaatgttacactacatttttttccaactccgataaagaagtttcacttcaaaaaattaattcaaaaatttcacatgtgaaaattaataaaaatttttagaagcatttttttactgtaattaatttgtgataaattttaaaatttacacctGACAGCTAACTTcagtattatgaaataattggTAAGTAAATTTACTGAACAAGTCGATAAAAAAATCAGCGCCATCTGTACTCCATGTATTTGTATATCtatattcacaaatacctatataggtatatatatataaatgcatGGAGTGTTCTGGTCATGTCCGGTACATGGTCCGGTATTGGGGCGTTTTTTCGCATAAAAAATCGaggtgaaaacaaaaatcgattatttttaaaaaaaatcgatttttcacaaatcgatttatttctaaacaaaaaaaatcgattattGAGTAATCGATTTTTCTGAATCGAGGTCACATCCCTAGTGTCGACAACATTTTAAAACCATAAAGTTATATATCTATCTCTCTTTTTCACAGCTCGAAGAGTCTACATTAGAGAAGGTAAGCAATAGCATAGACAATCAATCAAAGACAACTTCACTTGCATAAGTCACAAGACCTCTCAGCTGAGTTTTCGATCTCCCATTTTTGTGTTTTCGGAAAAATAGTTTccgtaaattttatttctcttgTGTGTGGGGTTTTCTTCCTACAATAAATTAGCCAAAATGGCTAACATTCACGAAGAAAATGTCAGCAAACTTATCCCAACGCTTGGTGATGATAAAATCGGTAAGTTTATTGGTAAGTCGCAAATCCTTTAGCACTAAtacaattttgaattatttttattccctTTTCTCTCAGATATGATTGCAGCAACCAGCGTCCTACAAATTAGAGCAAGTGAGATTCGCCAAAGCCAAATTAATTGGCAGTCGTATTTGCAGTAAGTGAAGAATATatcacataattattatgagaaTTGAGATTGATCTTTGTGAATGtgttttagttattatatagtgaataataataatctatacattCTAGGTCGCAGATGATCACCCAGCGTGATCATGATTTCATTGTCAACTTGGATCAGCGCGGCCAAAAAGATTTGCCTGACAAGAACCCTGAGGCCTGTGCTGATGTGTTCCTGAACTTGCTCACTCACATCAGCAAAGATAACACCATCCAGTATGTGCTTGTACTGATTGATGATATTTTATCTGTGAGTACTGTTATACTAAGtaaatatactaatttatttattcaataataatccCTCACATAAGATTAATTACattgtttggaaaaaaatattatgtgtttcTCATGTGAAGTCATTTGAAACTATCATTAGAGAAATCAGTTATTCCTAAATCGTTAAGGAATTTATTTTgggaataaaatttcaaaggtTATTGTTATGTGACTAATAATTATGCTTTTGTTGCTTTTAAAAATCCTAgtaattttgtttcatttgaTATGTTTGTGGCATTTTCATGGGCAGTGAATACTATATTTTATCCAGAGGATATAGGaggatataataaataatttatagtaaaTTCTTTCAATTTCTGTAGGAAATTACTTCGCATGTCAAATAAAGTGTTGTTAAGCTAGCACAATGATTGATGATTTCAGGAAGACAAATCCAGAGTGAAGATCTTCCGTCAATCAAGACATGGCAACGTCTGGCAGCCATTCCTCAACCTGCTGAACCGTCAAGATGAGTTTGTCCAGCACATGACAGCTCGCATCGTCGCTAAGCTGGCCTGCTGGCATCCGCAGCTCATGGAGAAGAGTGACTTGCACTTCTACCTCTCTTGGCTCAAGGACCAGCTTAAGTCCAATgtgagtaatattttttatcttcacCACACCAGCATGGtcagttttttttgtttttttaaattggtttTGCGATCTGACACCTACAGATgcagttgtttatttatatttaatattaatacccattcattgtaattattaaacaaaacaatattagcAGGAGGAAGACTGTTTGTTAAATcttggattttttttacaaatatattttaaaacacctCTTtctaatacatttaatttaaaattgggTTTGGTTTTCTAGTGCatagtaatcatttatatgTGATTGCATGTTTAATGTGTTCAGTAGTATGCCTCTATGTTATTTTTGCATGTTAAAGTGAAAACTCATATTAAACatgtgtttttaaatacaatataatataattatgtatatatttttaatttaattgagataattaaataatattctattgtgtagataaattaatacttttacCCTTCACATTACATATGTAGgtaaatttgtaaatacagtacctatgtatgtgtaaaatataaatatatcaatattaaatatgtatgctttttaaatagttctatataaaattaaatgtttacttAGTTTTTTGCCTTCGTTTCTGATAATcatgtattttaattgaaaacatATTTGGTCTGAAGGTTTAAAACGGATGAGCATAAAGTTGGCCAATATATAATAATCTGAAGATTTTGGCAAAATGTTCTCCttcttttgtaatttttatttatttattaatataagcaAATCAGCAaatgaatgattttatttcacaTGCTTCATCTTGGACACAATTTAATACAAGCCTAATTTTGCTTCAAGTTTTAAAAGCTAgctgataatatttttcagaCCATTACAGATACTGGCTTTATAACAATATGATAATgatcaattataaatattgtatgtacctaccatgTTACAGCTAAGAGATTTTCTAAAGAAACATGAACtacaatatatataatataaatataataaaatatataatttcaagaattatgtttttaattcgaattttacaatatttgtgtaaaatcatgttcataattattaacggaaggaaaatgtaatatagtttaaaaaaaagtaaaagattatatttgttgttatattttaattattatagttgcatttattatatatgtactaaTAAAACTctgtaatgtaattaaatatataagcatcattatgtattaatttaattatatttatttgaataatatatattagttaTCACTGTATTTAAACTtctgtgatatttttttaagtttattgatATActaactttacagaaataatgtgaataataaagatatttctCAGCCTTACCAAGCTTTAGGCTAAGCCCACATTCCCATGACTATGCTAACAACAGTTAACAAATACTCGAACGTCCAAACAAACGTAACGTGTTGTGATATCATCTTCACCCAAGCATCATGCATCATTGGGATGTTATGGAAGTGGTGTGCAATTTTATCACCGTGAGGTTTGTTTTCTGGCAAGGCGGAGAAAATGTCTGCCGAGTTAGCGCATGCTGAGCAGGTTATGTTGGAGCACGAGAAACAACATTTCTCCGATAAACACGTTAAACACCACAAGGACAAAAGCGCGGACAAGGCCGACAGTGAGAAATATTCGAGCCTTTACACCTCGTTCGATGTACTGAAATCACATGGGGACTTGCATCCTGACCTCCACAAGGTATTCTGTGTTGGCGCCGCAACATGTGAATGTAATAAAGTGTACAATAACTTCGTTGTCGACTAACATGACTTTAAGTTTAAGTACTAATATCGAAAGGGCTGAACGCCTCAGTGCGCTTGTGTTATCTATGTTATTAACTCTTTGATTAACAAAATGCTTATAACTGCGCACGCACAAACGTAAGGTGCGTtcttaaataactttattattctACAAAATCGATACAACACACATTATTACAGTGTTGCAtgtgttaatatttaaatttgtgattaaactttatattttctagcGATACTAAAATCTAGAAGGAGAAATTTATActtctttttgtaattttgcttcatttctttgaaaaaaatattgtagcaataatgattattttatgttggTATGTATACAATGATAAAGAGttactacaaaaaaaaatgtaaaacagaTTTGTGGATGTGATATGTAGAccgaaaaataaacaagacaATATGTCAATTACCATCCAAGTACCAGCTTTCtttgtttagtttatttatggAATAATGAAATACTCTATGTTATTgctttttatgtaatttagtttatattgGCTTTAAtcaaatacctactattaTTGTAAAGTTAGTTTGTCAATACATtcgacattattttaaatttaaatgttcttttatcaatttattcaatatatcTGTTATAAATCTTTTATCAAATGATTATAAACACACGGCACTGTGCATGTAGTGAGTAAAACACCAACAGAAATAATGTATGCTTTgcaaatataatgtttttaacataaatgtttattatattaatttttgttcaGAACAATGACTACATCCAGTCGGTGGCCCGTTGCCTGCAAATGATGCTGCGCGTCGACGAGTACCGTTTCGCGTTCCTGTCCGTTGACGGTATCTCCACTCTGCTGTCCATTCTC
It encodes the following:
- the LOC123697994 gene encoding tRNA-splicing endonuclease subunit Sen2, which gives rise to MTSLQTEEACQNIDHNTLPMDVDSSLRFPIDNSMRIIFTGYYNGYGVEVRGIEEMAMLYHMGCFGKGTKSRSRPKSIKNDGSPCIMRKRQYLKRNYWYKKFSSSQPAPQADDFLINVKNLTSKILHDSAQRANKDVIDLVSSDDEPCDTDQSDNNYDDTTCSNEKKETVVIVPNSDSEDDNYFANLKPKCCLNKIQLEEKLMLTKQEAFFLLYGLGCLQIFNIDNKLLKVNDCWKLFNETDHYFMNKYIVYHYYRSKGYIVKPGIKFGGDFLIYREGPGINHSDYIVVIKQKQESQDWLTILGHVRMAATTVKEIIIIEIIEPSKENITLPKDLSEYTVKEIILTRNIPVVINNDED
- the LOC123697990 gene encoding V-type proton ATPase subunit H isoform X1, with the translated sequence MEIPKKAAKTKDEEIFNPRRVYIREDMIAATSVLQIRASEIRQSQINWQSYLQSQMITQRDHDFIVNLDQRGQKDLPDKNPEACADVFLNLLTHISKDNTIQYVLVLIDDILSEDKSRVKIFRQSRHGNVWQPFLNLLNRQDEFVQHMTARIVAKLACWHPQLMEKSDLHFYLSWLKDQLKSNAEKMSAELAHAEQVMLEHEKQHFSDKHVKHHKDKSADKADSEKYSSLYTSFDVLKSHGDLHPDLHKNNDYIQSVARCLQMMLRVDEYRFAFLSVDGISTLLSILASRVNFQVQYQLVFCLWVLTFNPLLAEKMNKFNAIPILADILSDSVKEKVTRIVLAVFRNLIEKPEDHQVAKEHCIAMVQCKVLKQLSILEQKRSDDEDIMNDVDFLNERLQASVQDLSSFDQYATEVKSGRLEWSPVHKSAKFWRENAARLNERGQELLRTLVHLLEKSGDPVVLAVACYDVGEYVRHYPRGKHIIEQLGGKQRVMYLLSHDDPNVRYEALLAVQKLMVHNWEYLGKQLEKEQIDKQTGSAVGAKA
- the LOC123697990 gene encoding V-type proton ATPase subunit H isoform X3, with amino-acid sequence MEIPKKAAKTKDEEIFNPRRVYIREDMIAATSVLQIRASEIRQSQINWQSYLQSQMITQRDHDFIVNLDQRGQKDLPDKNPEACADVFLNLLTHISKDNTIQYVLVLIDDILSEDKSRVKIFRQSRHGNVWQPFLNLLNRQDEFVQHMTARIVAKLACWHPQLMEKSDLHFYLSWLKDQLKSNAEKMSAELAHAEQVMLEHEKQHFSDKHVKHHKDKSADKADSEKYSSLYTSFDVLKSHGDLHPDLHKNNDYIQSVARCLQMMLRVDEYRFAFLSVDGISTLLSILASRVNFQVQYQLVFCLWVLTFNPLLAEKMNKFNAIPILADILSDSVKEKVTRIVLAVFRNLIEKPEDHQVAKEHCIAMVQCKVLKQLSILEQKRSDDEDIMNDVDFLNERLQASVQDLSSFDQYATEVKSGRLEWSPVHKSAKFWRENAARLNERGQELLRTLVHLLEKSGDPVVLAVACYDVGEYVRHYPRGKQ
- the LOC123697990 gene encoding V-type proton ATPase subunit H isoform X2; protein product: MANIHEENVSKLIPTLGDDKIDMIAATSVLQIRASEIRQSQINWQSYLQSQMITQRDHDFIVNLDQRGQKDLPDKNPEACADVFLNLLTHISKDNTIQYVLVLIDDILSEDKSRVKIFRQSRHGNVWQPFLNLLNRQDEFVQHMTARIVAKLACWHPQLMEKSDLHFYLSWLKDQLKSNAEKMSAELAHAEQVMLEHEKQHFSDKHVKHHKDKSADKADSEKYSSLYTSFDVLKSHGDLHPDLHKNNDYIQSVARCLQMMLRVDEYRFAFLSVDGISTLLSILASRVNFQVQYQLVFCLWVLTFNPLLAEKMNKFNAIPILADILSDSVKEKVTRIVLAVFRNLIEKPEDHQVAKEHCIAMVQCKVLKQLSILEQKRSDDEDIMNDVDFLNERLQASVQDLSSFDQYATEVKSGRLEWSPVHKSAKFWRENAARLNERGQELLRTLVHLLEKSGDPVVLAVACYDVGEYVRHYPRGKHIIEQLGGKQRVMYLLSHDDPNVRYEALLAVQKLMVHNWEYLGKQLEKEQIDKQTGSAVGAKA